A genome region from Sceloporus undulatus isolate JIND9_A2432 ecotype Alabama chromosome 1, SceUnd_v1.1, whole genome shotgun sequence includes the following:
- the UNC93B1 gene encoding protein unc-93 homolog B1 isoform X1 produces the protein MEAGGNVYEEALGNNGLAPDGQEVGGVNGPALNGPDVQLEDFVGAHGEYNEEEEERKYFRRKRLGIIKNLLAASIGGMLTYGVFLGLLQMQLILHYDETYREVKYSNLGLQNIDNKMLMGINVTPIVALLYTPLLIRFFGTKWMLFLAVGIYALFVSTNYWERYYTLVPSAVAIGAVIVPLWTSMSNYITRMAQKYYEYANYKMEHVQEQKRAPRGAYNSYIIGFQTVFYGLFYLCFVWAQFPMYFFLRWYLYDMNHTLYNVQHCGTKSHGILTGFNTTVLQKLPRSSELIAVESVLMGVAFLSMLLVLIMCGSAYRPTEEIDLRSIGWGNIFQLPFKHMRDYRLRHLFPFFVYSGFEVLFLCTGFTLNYGVCSIGLEHVAYILTSYGLSSAVCSIFTLSMLWLPRQVPLLAGAFVHAVLSIALFFWEPEARSLAEASMLYLVAALWGLGSSLNKTGLSVLLGMLYEDKQRQDFIFTIYHWWQAMAIFVVYLWSGLPMKAKLSILLATLIAAVLSYLWMERKVVHLIPHRLPKIPKPRHKMRGYRYLEDENSDETDSEREDEGKESDSSEGEAPADQQDQPRRRNRCAYEQALGEEGGDNAG, from the exons ATGGAAGCAG GTGGCAATGTGTATGAAGAGGCGTTGGGGAATAACGGGCTGGCCCCAGATGGGCAAGAAGTTGGCGGTGTAAATGGCCCGGCCCTGAATGGGCCAGATGTTCAA CTGGAGGACTTTGTGGGAGCTCATGGCGAGTACaacgaagaagaggaggagcggAAGTACTTCCGCCGGAAGCGTCTGGGTATTATCAAGAACCTCTTGGCAGCCAGCATTGGAGGGATGCTGACCTATGGGGTGTTCCTAG GTCTGCTGCAGATGCAGCTCATCCTTCACTATGATGAGACCTACCGGGAGGTAAAATACAGCAACCTGGGGTTACAGAACATTGACAACAAGATGCTGATGGGCATCAACGTCACCCCAATTGTTGCACTTCTATACACTCCGCTCCTCATCAG ATTCTTTGGGACCAAGTGGATGCTGTTCTTGGCTGTGGGCATTTATGCTCTCTTTGTCTCTACCAATTACTGGGAGCGCTACTATACTTTGGTGCCATCTGCTGTGGCAATTGGGGCTGTcattgtccctctctggacctccaTGAGCAACTACATCACCCG GATGGCTCAGAAGTACTATGAATATGCAAACTAtaagatggagcatgtccaggaGCAGAAACGGGCCCCACGTGGAGCTTACAACTCCTACATCATTGGCTTCCAGACTGTCTTCTATGGTCTCTTTTAT CTATGTTTTGTCTGGGCCCAGTTTCCTATGTATTTCTTCCTAAGGTGGTACCTTTATGATATGAATCATACACTCTACAATGTGCAGCACTGTG GAACCAAGAGCCATGGGATTCTCACAGGGTTCAACACCACAGTTCTACAGAAACTTCCACGCAGCAGTGAACTCATCGCAGTGGAGAGTGTGCTCATGGGAGTGGCCTTCCTCTCCATGCTCCTG GTGTTGATTATGTGTGGCTCAGCTTATCGTCCCACCGAGGAGATCGATTTACGCAGCATCGGCTGGGGTAACATCTTCCAGCTGCCTTTCAAGCACATGCGAGACTATCGCCTACGccatcttttccccttctttgtgTACAGTGGTTTTGAAGTGCTATTCCTCTGCACAGGCTTTACACTG AACTATGGTGTCTGCTCCATTGGCCTGGAACATGTGGCATATATTCTGACATCATACGGACTCTCATCAGCTGTCTGCTCCATCTTCACACTTTCCATGCTGTGGCTGCCACGTCAAGTTCCTCTGCTTGCTGGTGCTTTTGTCCATGCTGTCCTCTCGATTGCCCTTTTCTTCTGGGAGCCTGAGGCCCGCAGTTTAGCCGAAGCCTCCATGCTCTACCTTGTGGCTGCACTCTGGGGCCTTGGCAGTTCCCTCAACAAGACCGGCCTCAGTG TGCTCCTAGGGATGCTCTATGAGGACAAACAGCGTCAGGACTTTATCTTCACCATCTACCACTGGTGGCAAGCCATGGCCATCTTTGTTGTTTATCTGTGGTCTGGACTGCCTATGAAG GCTAAATTGTCCATCTTGCTTGCTACACTGATAGCTGCGGTATTATCCTACCTGTGGATGGAACGTAAAGTAGTCCATCTTATCCCACACCGTCTTCCCAAGATTCCCAAGCCACGCCACAAGATGCGAGGCTACCGCTACCTGGAAGATGAGAACTCTGATGAGACAGACTCAGAGAGGGAGGATGAGGGGAAGGAGAGTGACTCCTCAGAGGGAGAGGCACCCGCTGACCAGCAGGACCAACCTCGGCGCAGAAACAGATGTGCCTATGAGCAGGCCCTGGGGGAGGAGGGTGGAGATAATGCTGGTTAA
- the UNC93B1 gene encoding protein unc-93 homolog B1 isoform X2 codes for MLTYGVFLGLLQMQLILHYDETYREVKYSNLGLQNIDNKMLMGINVTPIVALLYTPLLIRFFGTKWMLFLAVGIYALFVSTNYWERYYTLVPSAVAIGAVIVPLWTSMSNYITRMAQKYYEYANYKMEHVQEQKRAPRGAYNSYIIGFQTVFYGLFYLCFVWAQFPMYFFLRWYLYDMNHTLYNVQHCGTKSHGILTGFNTTVLQKLPRSSELIAVESVLMGVAFLSMLLVLIMCGSAYRPTEEIDLRSIGWGNIFQLPFKHMRDYRLRHLFPFFVYSGFEVLFLCTGFTLNYGVCSIGLEHVAYILTSYGLSSAVCSIFTLSMLWLPRQVPLLAGAFVHAVLSIALFFWEPEARSLAEASMLYLVAALWGLGSSLNKTGLSVLLGMLYEDKQRQDFIFTIYHWWQAMAIFVVYLWSGLPMKAKLSILLATLIAAVLSYLWMERKVVHLIPHRLPKIPKPRHKMRGYRYLEDENSDETDSEREDEGKESDSSEGEAPADQQDQPRRRNRCAYEQALGEEGGDNAG; via the exons ATGCTGACCTATGGGGTGTTCCTAG GTCTGCTGCAGATGCAGCTCATCCTTCACTATGATGAGACCTACCGGGAGGTAAAATACAGCAACCTGGGGTTACAGAACATTGACAACAAGATGCTGATGGGCATCAACGTCACCCCAATTGTTGCACTTCTATACACTCCGCTCCTCATCAG ATTCTTTGGGACCAAGTGGATGCTGTTCTTGGCTGTGGGCATTTATGCTCTCTTTGTCTCTACCAATTACTGGGAGCGCTACTATACTTTGGTGCCATCTGCTGTGGCAATTGGGGCTGTcattgtccctctctggacctccaTGAGCAACTACATCACCCG GATGGCTCAGAAGTACTATGAATATGCAAACTAtaagatggagcatgtccaggaGCAGAAACGGGCCCCACGTGGAGCTTACAACTCCTACATCATTGGCTTCCAGACTGTCTTCTATGGTCTCTTTTAT CTATGTTTTGTCTGGGCCCAGTTTCCTATGTATTTCTTCCTAAGGTGGTACCTTTATGATATGAATCATACACTCTACAATGTGCAGCACTGTG GAACCAAGAGCCATGGGATTCTCACAGGGTTCAACACCACAGTTCTACAGAAACTTCCACGCAGCAGTGAACTCATCGCAGTGGAGAGTGTGCTCATGGGAGTGGCCTTCCTCTCCATGCTCCTG GTGTTGATTATGTGTGGCTCAGCTTATCGTCCCACCGAGGAGATCGATTTACGCAGCATCGGCTGGGGTAACATCTTCCAGCTGCCTTTCAAGCACATGCGAGACTATCGCCTACGccatcttttccccttctttgtgTACAGTGGTTTTGAAGTGCTATTCCTCTGCACAGGCTTTACACTG AACTATGGTGTCTGCTCCATTGGCCTGGAACATGTGGCATATATTCTGACATCATACGGACTCTCATCAGCTGTCTGCTCCATCTTCACACTTTCCATGCTGTGGCTGCCACGTCAAGTTCCTCTGCTTGCTGGTGCTTTTGTCCATGCTGTCCTCTCGATTGCCCTTTTCTTCTGGGAGCCTGAGGCCCGCAGTTTAGCCGAAGCCTCCATGCTCTACCTTGTGGCTGCACTCTGGGGCCTTGGCAGTTCCCTCAACAAGACCGGCCTCAGTG TGCTCCTAGGGATGCTCTATGAGGACAAACAGCGTCAGGACTTTATCTTCACCATCTACCACTGGTGGCAAGCCATGGCCATCTTTGTTGTTTATCTGTGGTCTGGACTGCCTATGAAG GCTAAATTGTCCATCTTGCTTGCTACACTGATAGCTGCGGTATTATCCTACCTGTGGATGGAACGTAAAGTAGTCCATCTTATCCCACACCGTCTTCCCAAGATTCCCAAGCCACGCCACAAGATGCGAGGCTACCGCTACCTGGAAGATGAGAACTCTGATGAGACAGACTCAGAGAGGGAGGATGAGGGGAAGGAGAGTGACTCCTCAGAGGGAGAGGCACCCGCTGACCAGCAGGACCAACCTCGGCGCAGAAACAGATGTGCCTATGAGCAGGCCCTGGGGGAGGAGGGTGGAGATAATGCTGGTTAA